From one Butyricimonas faecihominis genomic stretch:
- a CDS encoding DUF4843 domain-containing protein, with translation MKKILYMIALVWMAFCVASCEKEVKDYDGQEGVYFYVQYGAAHGDTTIWASHSSTPVAFANVSGDYYDVKLRVMTTGRIKDYDRTFRVVVDKDSTTAVEGVNYEPFDEFQVVKAGVHYADVMVRLKRDVSIQTEERVLGLKLEPTDDFGIGINQWGKLDGLWSSDGGNDFDASMHKVTMNDFLVRPARWIPAKDYAVGEAEGGLWGAFTRKKYELMCEKFNLTYEDFESEATMPNAKRTMIKDYFVNYLQDLYDKGTPVLEDDGRAMWFMGVSWKTVVGQPWIPEQ, from the coding sequence ATGAAAAAGATATTATATATGATCGCTCTCGTCTGGATGGCTTTTTGCGTGGCGAGTTGTGAAAAAGAGGTTAAAGACTATGACGGGCAGGAAGGCGTTTATTTTTACGTGCAATACGGTGCGGCACACGGTGATACTACGATTTGGGCCAGCCATTCTTCTACCCCGGTGGCATTTGCGAATGTTTCGGGTGATTATTACGATGTTAAATTGCGGGTGATGACCACCGGGAGGATAAAGGATTACGATAGGACTTTCCGGGTAGTTGTGGACAAAGATTCAACTACCGCCGTGGAAGGTGTAAATTACGAGCCTTTTGACGAGTTCCAAGTGGTGAAGGCAGGAGTTCATTATGCCGATGTGATGGTTCGTTTGAAACGGGATGTGAGTATCCAAACGGAAGAACGTGTGTTGGGGTTGAAGTTGGAACCTACTGATGATTTTGGAATTGGAATTAACCAATGGGGGAAACTTGATGGTTTGTGGTCCAGCGACGGGGGCAATGATTTTGATGCGTCCATGCATAAGGTTACCATGAATGATTTTCTTGTACGTCCGGCTCGTTGGATTCCGGCAAAAGATTACGCTGTAGGAGAGGCAGAAGGAGGTTTATGGGGAGCTTTCACGAGAAAGAAGTATGAGTTGATGTGTGAGAAATTTAATTTGACTTATGAAGATTTCGAATCGGAGGCTACGATGCCTAATGCGAAGCGGACGATGATAAAGGATTATTTCGTGAATTATTTGCAGGATCTTTACGACAAGGGAACTCCCGTGCTGGAGGATGACGGACGTGCCATGTGGTTCATGGGGGTATCGTGGAAAACGGTCGTGGGACAACCTTGGATTCCGGAACAATAA